A DNA window from Nostoc commune NIES-4072 contains the following coding sequences:
- a CDS encoding type IV secretory system conjugative DNA transfer family protein, translated as IVGNLSRPRKDPLIISLDELPSIKLDRLPQWINEYRSNGACFILGIQSLEQLYDIYGDKMGSAIASACSTHVLFNPGNYKTAEDYSKRYGEKEVLIKNRTTGRSLGGQMSRSISWSENLQKMPVISADEILKFPQGKCVITSPGYSSEGQASIPYPLIIPVSKADEKRAHDSEALWDTQVKPALESQVIIPDIKTLTQALHERIESAARMLPLPEEDVAPAHESSSSEPDVLDNFTRRVYQTPGLH; from the coding sequence ATTGTTGGTAATTTAAGCCGTCCCCGCAAAGACCCGTTGATTATTTCTTTGGATGAATTACCATCAATTAAGCTAGACCGCTTACCGCAGTGGATTAATGAATATCGTTCTAATGGTGCCTGCTTTATTCTGGGTATCCAAAGTTTAGAGCAACTTTACGATATTTATGGGGATAAAATGGGGAGTGCGATCGCTTCTGCTTGCAGTACCCATGTCTTGTTTAATCCTGGTAATTACAAAACGGCTGAGGATTACTCTAAACGCTACGGTGAGAAGGAAGTGCTGATTAAAAATCGTACCACAGGGCGATCGCTTGGCGGACAAATGAGCCGTTCAATTAGCTGGAGTGAGAATTTGCAAAAAATGCCTGTAATCAGTGCTGACGAAATTTTGAAATTTCCTCAAGGCAAGTGCGTAATTACCAGTCCTGGTTACAGTTCCGAGGGACAAGCTTCTATTCCTTATCCTTTAATTATTCCCGTGTCTAAAGCCGATGAAAAACGGGCGCATGATAGTGAGGCTCTTTGGGACACACAAGTTAAACCTGCTTTAGAAAGTCAGGTGATAATTCCTGATATTAAAACTTTAACACAAGCATTACATGAACGGATTGAGTCAGCCGCGCGGATGTTGCCATTACCAGAAGAAGATGTAGCACCTGCACATGAGTCTAGTAGTAGCGAACCTGATGTTTTGGACAATTTTACTAGGCGAGTTTATCAAACACCAGGATTGCATTAA